CCATGACCCGACCAGCCGCCAAGCCATCAACAACGTGACCCGCCGCCGTAGGACTCGTGGGAGGCGGCGGTGAGCGGGTACGCGCATGGCGAGTCGCGTGCCCGTGCTGCCGAAGTGATCGTGTCGAACTCCCGAGTCGAAGCGGCAGGCATCATCACCCAATCCGAACACCAAGCAGCCGCAATCATCCGACGTGCACATAACCACGCCAACCGCATCGAAAACAGTGCACGGGAGTATGCAGCCTCACTTGCGCCTGATCGGGCTAAGGCTGACCCAAGCCTGTACCAAACACTCATGCAAGAACGATACGGAAAACCCAAGAAAGGAGGCTGACTCTTGGCACGCGACAGAGCGAACATCAACACGAATATCTGGACGGACACGCACTGGCGACAACTAACACGTGATCAGCAGTGGCTGTACAAGCTGATCCTGACTCACCCGGAGCTGTCCTATGCCGGAGTGTCCGATTGGCGCCCTGGTCGTCTCATGCAGTTCTCTGCTGGCACGTCACGGCAGGAGATCGAGCGAATCGGCGCTGAGCTACAGGCTGAGCGGTTCATCCTCATTGATGAGGACACGGAAGAAGTTCTGATCCGGTCCTTCCTGCGCCATGACGGGATCTTGAAGCAGCCGAAATTGACCGTATCAATGGTGAACGCTTACGCCGCGGTGGCTTCAAATAATATCCGCGAAGTGATTGTTTATGAGCTCGCCCGGTTGCATAAAGAGGCGCCGGAAACTAAAGCTTTTGAGAATCCTAAGGTGCTTGCTCTATTGAAGCATCCGGCCCGCCCGATGGAGGACTTTACCCAAGGGTTTACCCCTAGCTTTACCCTTGACGTTACCCCTGCCTTTACCCCAAAGCTGAGTCAAGCCCAGGCCCTGCCTACTACTACAGCTACTACTACAGCTACATACCCCCTTACGGGGGTATCCGCTTCTGGCGAGGTTGAGCGTGAAGCTGGCAGGACCGGGACACGCATCCCCAAAGGATTCGCAGCGACCGCGCAGATGATCGCCTGGGCTTTGGAAAATACCCCCAATATCAATTGGCAATCTTCTACCAAGAAATTCAAAGCCCACTACAACAGTGCTGCCGGTCCAGCCCAATTCAAAACTGATTGGGAATCTGCATGGCAGTCATGGCTGCTCGGTGATCAAGAGCGCGCCGAAACCCGCCCGCAGCAATTCAAGACCGCAGCGGAACGGAAGCTTGACGCGGGCGCCGCCATGCATGCCAAGTACTCGGCCATCGAAGAACAAAACCAACTCGCCCTCGAAGGAGGACCATGAACCTGCCCGACACTGTCGCGTTTCTGACCTGGCTTTCCCAGCATGACGCACGCATCCAAGTCACGGATGCTGAGGTGGAGATCTGGCAATACACGCTATCCGTCATCCCGACGCAGAACGTCAAGGATGCTGCGTTGGAGTTTTACCGGATCAGTGATGACAAGAAGCCCTCACCAAACGCGATTCGGAAGATTGCTTATGAGATCCGGGACCGGGCCGCTGCGAAACAGTCCGCACTCACGGCCGGTCCCACGGTGGTGAACCCGAATGGTTTCAAGCAGTCGGACCCGGACCGGTGGGAAATGCTCGTCAGTCAAGGCGCCGAGGAACACCGGCAGAAACTCCGGGCACGCGGCATCACGCCCCACAACGAAACTTGCCCCAGCCATCGGGCCGACCCGCAACGGTCGGCCTTTTCCATGCCCAACTAGACCCAACCGAACCACCCGAGGCCCTAGCACTTGCTGGGGCCTCCACTATTTCCACGGAGGAAACATGAGCCAATTACGCGCAGGCCTACAAGCCGCCATCGACAGGCCCGGAGCAATTACCAAAAAGGAGATCCGGGCGATCTTGTTTGAAAATCCAGACACCAGCCCAAGCCCGTCACCCGTCGATGCGGCGGCCAAAGTTCTGGACTTCATCAACGAGCGATCTGGATATGTGCACGCAGCCCGACAGGGAGGCGTGGGCAGCTACGACTACGCCCGCTGGCAGGGGCACATGGAGGCTCGCCGCCAACTCGCCCATTCACTTGGCCACACCGTCCCGTACGAACCAAACGACCGCACCCAACCCATCGAAGGAGCCGCCAAGTGACCGCCCCGACTCAGCCCACGATGTTCAGCAAGCCCAACGCCAAACCTGCCTGTGTGCAGTGCAATGCGACTGACCGGTGGCTTGGCAAGCGCGGCGTGAGCCTGCCAGTCGTGGACATGGAAGCCGATCCTGCCGCGTTGGAGTTCGCGCTCAGCCTCGGCTACCAACAAGCGCCCGTGATGTGGATCGACGCAGACACGCACTGGTCAGGATTCAACCCGATCGAACTGGACAAACACTTCCCCAAGGAGATCCCAGCATGAGCAAGTTCAAAGTAGGCGACCACGTACGGGTGACTGATCCCAAGTCCTACGTGTCCGATCAGGTTGGTGTGATCTGCCGCCTGCACAGTGGGGATCATTCCCGGTGGATCGTAGATTTCAATGGCGCGTTGTGGGGATGCGTTGAGTCGACGCTCACCCTCGCTGATCCTGATGTGCACACGGTCCTGGACCAGATGGACGCGGAAAGTGCGCCCGCTGCGTTCAAGGTTGGCGAGCGAGTCATGGTTCGCGGTCACGTTGGAAGTTACGGCGGACGGTTCGGCATGATTCATGGACGAGAGGTTGACAGCACGACCCAATGGCTCGTTCGGCTTGATGGAAATCCGGTCACGATGCCATTCTCGGGGGAAGAGCTGACCAGCCCTCACATGCCCTCCGCTCCGTTCGACAACGATCTGGAACCTGACCCGGTGAGCGCGCCGAGCCATTACCGAAGCCACCCGTCCGGCATCGAGACAATCACCATCACGAAGCATGAGTCATTCTTGCGCGGCAACGTGTTGAAGTACGTGTTGCGCGCACCGTACAAGGGCAGCGAGATCGAGGACCTGAAAAAGGCGGCCCAATACCTGCAATGGGAAATTGACCGAGCCGAGGCCGCACAGTGACCCCGCCATTAAAGCCCGGTGACGTCACCAGCGCGTCCGGAGAGGCTGAGTGGGGAGATGTTAGCCCCGATACAAACCAGCCCGTTAAATCGCCTCCTGTGGACTTCACCTTCCACGTCAACGGAACCGCAGCACCCCAAGGTTCCAAGAAACATGTTGGCAAAGGCGTCCTAGTCGAGATGTCAAAGAACCTCCCAGCCTGGCGCAAAGCAGTCAAAGACGCGGCAATGCGCACATGGAACCGTCCAGCACTTGACGCCCCCGTGAGCGTGCAAGTCACCTTCCGCATCAACAAGCCGCCCACCACCAAATTCCGGGACTACCCAGCAGGACCAGCGGACCTCGACAAGCTCCTGAGATCCACCGGTGATGCGCTAGAGCAAGCCGGATTACTCACCAATGACAGCCGCATAGTCCACTGGGACGCCGCCAAAGTATGGGGCCCAGCAGGCGCAACCATCACCATCACAGAAATGAGAGCGACATGACCCACACCCCAACCCCCGAAGCAATCGGAGCTATCCAAGCCGCAGCGCGAGTGAACGCCTATCTCGCTGACTTTGCTGCGAAGTATGGTTGCGCTGCCGGATTTGTTGACTCAGTGAACGTGAACCAGTCGAACGGCCTCTACGCCGACGATCTGGCGCGACTCACGGCATTCGTAACAGCCATCCCGCTCATCGCCGCACAAGCATTGCGTGACGCTGCGGACGCATTCGACTACGCCGCATGGGACTTCACCGCCGACGGAATGGACAAAGAAGTGGGCAACAACATTGATTGCGTAGGTGTGCCCATCGAATGGCTCCGTGCCCGTGCCGCAACCATCGAATGGAAAAGCGAATGAGCAAGTGGCTGCACTCACGCAAGGGCTTGATCGAAGGCGAGATCGTCGCCGAGGACGCGATCTGGACACAGATCCAACTCAAGGGCGATCAGAACCTACTCTCAGCCAAACCGGGAGCAAGGTTGCCATTCCAAGACGGCGAGATCCTGACCGTTCGGACGGACTTCCTCAAGCTGATACCCGAGGTGACCCCGTGACGGCCCCGGACATGGTGAGCATCATCGCGGCGGCGATTGCTGACAACAGTGTCGTGATCCACGAGCATCCCGAGTACGGCGAACTGACAGCATCCACACTTACGCCCGACGAGATGGCCCGTGCTGTGCTGGCCGCGCTGGGTGAAGCCGGGGCGGTCGAATGGGGCGTGCAGCTCAGTGACAGCTTCATGGAAAACCATCACGGCTCTCGGCGTGGGGCTGAGGAAGAGGCCCAGGAAACATGCTCGCATGTCATAACGCGTGTAACCCTCCCGTGGGAGCGTGTCGAATGAGCGCGGAGTATGTGCGCCGCTGCTACGGCGTATCAGCCAAGCGAGGGATGCGCGTAACCGTTGAAGGGCGCCCCGGGGTGATCGTCTCATTCCCCGGCCAGTACATCGGCGTCCGCTTCGACGGCGAAAAGATCACCTCACGATGCCACCCCACATGGGAAGTCGAATACGAACCGAAAGAGAAGCCATGACCACGAACCCGCTTGACGAGATCCAGGCACGGCATCGGCAGGAGGATGCGTGGCTTTCTGGGGACGCTTGCCGCAGACCATCCGAAATGCACAAAGACCGCGCCAAACTACTGGCCGCAGTGAAGGCTGTGGAGGCGGTGCATGTGCCGAACAGTGACGGTGACTGCTCAGGGTGCCGCGACAACTGCCTGTACTGCGAAGGTGACCACGACTGGCCCTGCCCGACGATCACTACGATCCGGGAGGCGCTGGGATGAGCCGCGATAAAGCGCCCGACAACATGCCGACGGAAACCATCCGTCGGTACATCGACACAGCAAGGCGCGAGCGGGACGAATGGGCCGCACAGGCCTCCCGGCTTCGTGAGCGGACTGCCGTAGCCGATAGCGCACATGCCAACTACTCAGCAGACGTGGCCGAGTACCGAGAGTGGTTGGTCAACAGAGAATTGGAGGCGCTGGGATGACCGCGACTGTGATGGTGACGAACCCGCCCCCACCAGCCCAACTCCCGCCACTACCCGGGCCCGGTGACGTGCAGCTTGGATGGGTGCCCGTCACGCCACGCAGAAAACGAACCAGGAGAAGGAAACGAACATGAGCCGAGAATCAGACAACGACCACGCGCACGCCTACCGATTGGTAGTGACCGGGAAATTCCGGCCCACCTACCACGGCCCCTACGCCACAATCGGGGCAGCCAAAGCCAAGAGGACGAGGCTGCGCAACGAGGCCGAGCGATACAACCAACTGCCGAATGAATACCGGATCGAGTGCACATCCGGCACGTGGGAACCGGCAGCAGAATGAGCGACCAACATTTTCCGTTGTGCCCCTGCGGTCGCTGTCAGCAGATCCGTGCCGCACGACCAGACCCACCCGTGCCACTCGCCTACCTGCCATGTTGCGGCGCCACCGTGAAGCTCACCCGCGGCAGACCCGGCCAATACGGCGGATTCGAAAAACACTCAGCTCACTGCGAACACGCAGGGGCTTTTCTTTTGCCCGAAACCAAGGAGACGACATGAAGAAGACCCTCGCCACACTCGCCATCATCGCTGTGCTTGCGCTCACCGGATGCGACGTCGGAAAGCCAGACGAGACAACCGGCGCCAAAACAAACATCGAAGAACGCCACGTCACGCTCAATGACGGACGGGAAATCACCTGCCTCCGCTACAAATCCGGATATGCGGGCGGACTCTCCTGCGACTGGGCCGGCGCCAAATGACGAACCAGCTATTCCGGGACCTGCTGGAGGGGCGGATACCGATGCCAGCCAAGCCCAAGGATGCCCTAATTCCGTTTGACCATCACGCATTCAATAGGGCCGTAACCGACGTTGCCAAGGTTTCCGGCTGGCCCTACCAGTACGCGGCAGATCTGCTTATGCGCTTCGTCAAAGACTGCCCGGACGTTGGCCACGTGCACATGTCCATCGGCGGCGACTGGGATACCAAACCCAACCCGCCCACCGACCCACGCGCCCGTGCACTCTGGGCCAAGGAACAGCGCGGCAACGGACCCGCCGTGGAGTCGCTGCGGGTGCGTGGACGGAACAACCGATACAAGGAGAAGTTTTGAGTACTGTGCCAGCAGGAACCGAATGGACCGGCAAAGGATGCCCACTACCCACCGACAAATACGACATCCTCACCAGCGAACACATGAACAGCTGCCCCATCTGCGGCCCGCGAATAGGCGCAAAGTACAAGGAGAAGTTTTGAGAGCCCTCCAAATCATCGCGCTAATCGCTGCAACCTTGGCGCTGCCCGCCGTCATTATGGCCGGGCTCGCCGGAAGACATGACGCCTACCCCGCCGCATATGGATTCATGAGCATGGCATTCGTCCTGTCCGGAATCTCCGGAGCCTGCCAAACAATCCGAAACATGCGGGCCAACAAAAGCGGGCAGCGGACCGCCAAGACCACCCGCAAAAGCCCCGAACCCATCGGCCACATCGAATGCTACTGCGGCGACAAAATGCCCATCTACGGCGACGTGGAAATCACGGGCGAACCCGGCGCGCAAATAGCCACCGTCAGCGTAGACACATCAGCGCTATGGCTCCACTCATTCCAAAAACACCCTGACGCACACTAGGAGGAAGCTTGACCTGCACCACGAGCGACTGCAACCAGCCCACGGACCTCTACCTGTGCAACCAATGCGTGTCCGACCTGCAAGCATCCATTGAGTACGCGCACCGGCTCCTGCCTGACCTTGACGTGACCATTGCCAGGCTCGATGTCACACGGCCCGGGAACCCAGAAACACGGACCACCAACGTCGCCGGATCCGCGGCACCGGCGAACATGGACGCACTGCAGTTGAAACTCAACATGGAAGCCGTCACCCAAACCGCAGCTGAGTACGCCCACGACCCCCGAGTCGCAGGCATGGCATGGCTCTTAGGTGAATGGTGCAAGAAAGCCGAGGTGCTGATTAGTGGACCCGAAGCAGAAACACCACGGGACACGGCCGAGATCAGACAACGAATGATCCGGGAAGTACCCGACAGCCTCACCGTGCCAAAGCTGCTCCACTGGCTCACCGTCACCCACGGAATCAAACTCCACCCAGCACGCATCTGGAAATGGGCAGAACGCGGACACATCACCCGCACCAACGAGAAAGGCCACGCAACCTACTCACCTGCCGCCGTACTCGCACACCTCCGGCACGGGGCAAGTAATTAACTTGCACGTGCTTCCAAAATAGAATATCCTGACACTTGTGCGGCAGAAGTCTCACAACCCAAGGATCGGCTCACAAAGCTGGTCCTTATTTTTATGCCCAAAACTCCACAGACTGGGCAGGCAGGGGTGCCGAGTATGTCTCCACCGGATCACGACCGGAGCATCCCACGAGTGGCGCAACCCCCAGTGCGCAATGCCGCTCATCATCCGGCACTCACAGATGATGCACACTTCCCGCGCCGCCGACACACTATTGCGCAGCAATGCAGCGGCCGAGCGCGGGGCTTAGCTACCCAGCGTGACGGCTGGTCAAGACCGTCACAACGCTGACCAGGCTGGCACTAACTTGCTATGCGGGCCTGAGTGTTGACCTTCATCGCGAAGTCACGCGCCTTAGCCTGGCCTCCACGATCAACCTCAACCTGCCAAGCGAAGTCCGGCCCCTCAATCAGCAAGAACGACCCGCCGCCAGACTTCTTCGGAATGGCGAACGCGAAGATGCCGACCGCAACAAGGCGAGTCAAAGTCACACGCTGAGACAAAGCCTCCCCCGAATCCACAACGGCAGTCACCCCAGCAAGACCCCGAGCGTCCTTCCTGAGCCCACCCCCTACCTTCTCAATGCCCCCCTTCCTCAAAATGAAGTCCCCATACATTGCCACAGGGGCCTTAGCGGCCCACTCCTTTAGTCCCATGGAGGCGACTCTACTTGAACGGCAAGACAACCGGGCGGTGAACAATGGCATCCTCCCGCACAGGAACAACAGCATGGAAGAAAGTTCGCGCACAAGCACTAAGACGCGACGAGCACAACGGCGTAACACAATGCCGATACTGCTGGTGTCAGCTCGACTACAAGGTAGGGCTCAGACCCAACAGTGCCGAACCTGACCACATCCTCGCGCACTCACTCGGCGGACAAGACGTACTCGAAAACCTGATCACAATTTGCCGTCGCTGCAATCAATCAAAAGGCGACAATCAAGCCCCAAAGACGGCATACAAGCCCGTAAAAACCTCGCGACGATGGTAACCACCCCGGCGCTGGATGAAGCGCGCAGAGGATAGGCCGGGACACCCCCTTGCCCCACGTACGGGAGCACCCCTGGCTTAGCGAAAAATATCCCCCCGAGCAGTCAGGAGCCCACGTGAGCATTAAAGAGCACTCAATTACCGCCATGGCGGCAGCGCTTGAAGGGTCTCATGTGGCGTTCTTTGGCGCCACACATGACGATGCCCGCGCAGCGTTCAAGGCTGCTGATGCGTTAGCTCCGGATGGTTGCGAGATCCGGAGAACGAATGGCAATGAGTCAATCAGGACTCGCGCTGGTGGTTCGATACATTTCCTGAGTATCAGATCCAAAGGAGGCCGCGGGATGGCATTAGACCGCGTGTATGTTCCGGCGGCGTTGGCAGACGAGGATGTGGCGCTTGAAATTGAGGCGTGCCTTGCGACGTCGCAGAATCCAATGTTCATCGGTTACCTATAGGAGGCCACCTAATGGATGTCCCCGCTGGTCTTGGTGTGCGCGGATCGGCTCTTTGGTCCTCGATGGCTACTGCTGATGTGCCGCGGAATGCCTTGGTTCTTGAGGCTTCGCGGCTGGCTGATCGACTGGACGAATTGGACAGCATCATTCAGGGCAAGGGCGTTTTGAATCTGATGCAGTTCCGTCTGGATGACATTGACTATGACTCACAAGAGATGTCAGTAACCGTATCGTTTGCCTCCCCGCTTGCTGAGGCTCGTCAGCAGGCTACGGCGTTGGCTGGGATCTTGACGAAGCTCGCACCGGCTGAGGCATCGGCCAAGCCAGTCCGGCAATCGGTGCCGGCTGATCTTCCTTCGAATGTTTCCCCTCTGCAGAAGTTGCAAAGCAAGCTGAACGGGTAGGTGATGTGGCGTGCTGGTCGGTTCTCAGATTGCACGCTTCAACACGGCACCTTCCCCTCGCGGCTACAGCTTGGCTCATGCTGAGCAGGCACTTGAGTTCGCGGCTGGTTACAACTTCAACGCGGATCCTTGGCAGGCTGCGGTTGTTCAGGCGTGGATGCGTCAGAGCCGCGATGGTTCGTGGTGCGCTTCTACGTGGGGCGTGTCTGTTGCTCGTCAGAATGGCAAGAATGGTGCGCTTGAGATTGTCGAGCTGTATTGCATGGTGGCGTTGGGCCTAAAGATCCTGCACACCTCGCACTTGCTTGGTTCGGCGCGCAAGGCGTTCAAGCGTCTGATGCATTTCTTTGGCACGAAGGTTGATGACCCGCACGCAAAGTTTCCGGAGCTCAATGCTCTGGTGATTGAGATCCGCAAGACGAACGGGCAGGAGGCTATCGAGCTGCGTAATGGCGGCTTGATTGAGCTTGGCGCTCGAACGTCTGGCGCTGGCCGTGGTTCCTCGTTCGACATCCTTGTGGTGGACGAGGCGCAGGAGTTTGAGGAAGACGAGCAGGAAGCGCTCGAGCCAACAACTTCTGCGGCGCCTGGTGGTGACCCGGTGGTAATTTACATGGGCACCCCGCCTGCTGACATTTCGGAGCGTGGCGAACCGTTTGTGCGTGTCCGCAATGCTGCGATCACGGGTGCTGATAAGCGTTCGGCATGGGTTGAGCATTCGGCCTCTGGTGACGTGGACAAGATGGATGATGCGGCGCTTCGGGTGTTCACTGCTGATCGTCAGAATTGGGCGGCTGGTAATCCGGCGCTCGGTGGGCGTATCAAGGTGCGCACGGTCGAGGGTGAACAGTTCAGGTATTCGCCGCGGTCCTTTGCCCGTGAGCGCTTGAACATGTGGCCAACACCTTCCGCTGCCGGCAAGTCTGCGATTGACTCCGCGACGTGGTCGGATCTTGCAATCGAGAATCCACCTGAGGATTGGCCGCTCGCTGCTATCGGCCTCGACATGAATCACGAGCGTACGCGGGTGACGATTGGTGTTGCTGCGTTTGCGCCGGATGGTATTCACCTTGAGCTTGCGGAGGACGCGCCTTTCACAGAGAACGGAACTGACGCGCTTGTGGAGTGGATTGTGAAGCGCGCCGGCCGACGTATCCCGGTGGTGCTGGATGCGTTTAGCCCGATCCGCTCGATTGAGCCCGAGCTGCGCAAGCGGAAGTGCCTTGTGCGTGTCCTGTCTGCCTCTGAGCTGTCTCAGGCGTGCGGCGGTCTCCATGACGCTGCGATGCGTGACGGTTCGGTTACTCACTTTGCCCAAGAGGCGCTAGATAAGTCATTGGATGGTGCCGTGAAGCAGAAGTTTGGCGACGGCGGCGCATGGAAGTGGAACCGCAAGAACTTGGAAGTTGATCTGACGCCGACAATGGCGGCTACGTGTGCCCACTTTGGTGCCGTGAAGTTTGGCAAGAGGCGTGAGCCTGGGGAACGCAGGAAAGCGAAGGTGTCGATTTGTTGATTCAGTCCAGCACGGCACTGACCGCTGAGGAACTGTTTGTTCTGACGAAGTTAATGAACGTGTGGCGGGCGAAGGTTCCCCGCAATGTCATGCGGGATATCTACTTCGAGGGCAAGCAAGCATTCAAGGACTTCGGTGTTGCGATCCCGCCCCAGATCTTGAACAAGATTGACCCGGTCCTCGGATGGGTCGAAACGGGCGTTCGGGCATTGACTGACCGGTCGAAGCTTGAGGGGTTCGTTTCTGCTGATTCAAAGGACGATGATCCGTTCGGCGTGAATGATCTGATTTATCAGAATTCATTCATGCGCATTTTCCCTCAGGCCACATTGTCGTCTGCAATTCATTCGTGCGCGTTCCTGACGGTGGATGATTCCATTGGGGAGCTGCGCGTCCGGGCCCGTTCTGCTGATATGTCGGCGGCGATTTGGGACTTTGAACGGCACGAGGTGGGCGCCTACTTGGCGATCACGAAGCTGCGCGATGGCATCCCGGTTGAGATGATGATGCACCTGCACGAGGCCGTTGTGCGCATTGAGGTTTCGGCGACGACTGGCAAGATCACGATCGACCGGTTCCGCAATCCATTGGGCCGCGTGTCTGTTGCCCCGTTGCCGCTCAAGCCGTCGTTGAAGCGTCCATTTGGGCACTCTAGGATCTCGCGTGCGGCGATCTCATTCACTGACTCGGGCCTGCGTACCATTGTGCGCTCTGAGGTGCAGGGCGAGGCGTTCGCTGGCCCGCAGTACTGGTTGCTTGGCTCGGATGCGGAAGCGTTCGCGGGTAACAACCGGTTCAAGGCTGTCATGGGTCGTGTGTTCGGCTTGGAGCAGGGCGAGGATGACGACAGGCTTCCGGATGTGAAGCGGTTCGAGGGTGCGTCTCCCGAGGCGCATATCTCCCACTTGCGCATGTGGGCAACATTGTTTGCTGGCGATCAGGGCCTGTCCGTTTCGAGCCTTGGCGTTGTGCAGGATAATCCGTCGTCGGCCGAGGCTATTTATGCGGCCAAGGAAGATCTGATCACGAACACGAAGAACGCCAATGACTCGTGGGGTGCTGGAGCTGAGACCGCCATGCGCATGGCGGTTGAGTGGCGTGACGGTGTTTTGCCGGATGCCATGAAAACGTTGTCTGCGAACTTCACGAGTCCCGAGACGGTTTCGCCTGGTTCGCGTGCCGATGCGTTTAGCAAGTTGTCGGCTTCGGTTCCTGGTTTTGCCGAGTCTGAGGTTGGGCTTGAGTATGGCGGGTTGTCTCGTGAGCAGATTGTGCGGTTCCAGGCTGAGCGGCGCCGGTCGAGCGTGTCTGATTTGGTTGCTGGTATTGCTGGCAGGTTGGATGCTCAGGCGTTGGCTGACACGCAGGCGGCTCGGGGCGCTGGGAATGTCCAGTGATCCCGCTGGCTACGGTGCAGGGCTTGTCAACGACGCTGGGCGCGTTGTCTGGTGCGGCGTTGGCTGACCTGCAGGCGCTTGTTGCTGCTGTTGAGGGGATGGAGCCGGAGAAGTCCAAGAGGATCCTGTTCGAGGCGTTCCCGGACATCTTCGACCCCTACGCCGCAACGGTGTCGGATGTGTCCGCGACGTTCTACGAAGAGATCCGGGCGCTG
This genomic interval from Arthrobacter sp. PAMC 25486 contains the following:
- a CDS encoding glutaredoxin domain-containing protein, encoding MFSKPNAKPACVQCNATDRWLGKRGVSLPVVDMEADPAALEFALSLGYQQAPVMWIDADTHWSGFNPIELDKHFPKEIPA
- a CDS encoding DUF3310 domain-containing protein → MSKFKVGDHVRVTDPKSYVSDQVGVICRLHSGDHSRWIVDFNGALWGCVESTLTLADPDVHTVLDQMDAESAPAAFKVGERVMVRGHVGSYGGRFGMIHGREVDSTTQWLVRLDGNPVTMPFSGEELTSPHMPSAPFDNDLEPDPVSAPSHYRSHPSGIETITITKHESFLRGNVLKYVLRAPYKGSEIEDLKKAAQYLQWEIDRAEAAQ
- a CDS encoding RusA family crossover junction endodeoxyribonuclease; the protein is MDFTFHVNGTAAPQGSKKHVGKGVLVEMSKNLPAWRKAVKDAAMRTWNRPALDAPVSVQVTFRINKPPTTKFRDYPAGPADLDKLLRSTGDALEQAGLLTNDSRIVHWDAAKVWGPAGATITITEMRAT
- a CDS encoding HNH endonuclease signature motif containing protein, which translates into the protein MASSRTGTTAWKKVRAQALRRDEHNGVTQCRYCWCQLDYKVGLRPNSAEPDHILAHSLGGQDVLENLITICRRCNQSKGDNQAPKTAYKPVKTSRRW
- a CDS encoding phage portal protein yields the protein MLIQSSTALTAEELFVLTKLMNVWRAKVPRNVMRDIYFEGKQAFKDFGVAIPPQILNKIDPVLGWVETGVRALTDRSKLEGFVSADSKDDDPFGVNDLIYQNSFMRIFPQATLSSAIHSCAFLTVDDSIGELRVRARSADMSAAIWDFERHEVGAYLAITKLRDGIPVEMMMHLHEAVVRIEVSATTGKITIDRFRNPLGRVSVAPLPLKPSLKRPFGHSRISRAAISFTDSGLRTIVRSEVQGEAFAGPQYWLLGSDAEAFAGNNRFKAVMGRVFGLEQGEDDDRLPDVKRFEGASPEAHISHLRMWATLFAGDQGLSVSSLGVVQDNPSSAEAIYAAKEDLITNTKNANDSWGAGAETAMRMAVEWRDGVLPDAMKTLSANFTSPETVSPGSRADAFSKLSASVPGFAESEVGLEYGGLSREQIVRFQAERRRSSVSDLVAGIAGRLDAQALADTQAARGAGNVQ